In one Candidatus Planktophila versatilis genomic region, the following are encoded:
- the pseF gene encoding pseudaminic acid cytidylyltransferase, with the protein MNLPIAVIPARGGSKRIPRKNIRDFSGLPAISYAITAARESQIFSEVIVTTDNEEIEGISREFGATIVIKRPSNLADDITPTVPVVAHAVESYLKDHNTNLLEVCCIYPINPFLEISDLKSGLEILRANPQVSYVNAVCSYPYPIQRAVTVTDGWVNMINPQNALTRSQDLEETYHDAGQWYWGKSDTWLRQDKLLFNSKAFTVPRWRCQDIDTEEDWKCAELLFKASKK; encoded by the coding sequence ATGAATTTACCAATTGCAGTAATACCTGCGCGCGGGGGGAGCAAGAGAATCCCAAGAAAAAATATTCGTGATTTCTCTGGGCTACCAGCGATTTCGTATGCAATTACTGCGGCCAGAGAATCTCAAATATTTTCCGAAGTTATAGTCACCACTGATAATGAAGAGATTGAAGGCATCTCACGAGAGTTTGGTGCGACGATCGTAATCAAAAGACCAAGTAATTTAGCTGATGACATTACCCCTACTGTTCCAGTAGTGGCTCACGCTGTTGAGAGTTATTTGAAGGACCACAATACCAATTTGCTGGAAGTGTGTTGTATTTATCCAATCAATCCATTTCTGGAGATCTCTGACCTAAAAAGCGGGCTTGAAATTCTTCGCGCGAATCCGCAAGTTTCATATGTAAATGCAGTATGTTCCTATCCATATCCAATTCAACGAGCAGTAACGGTGACGGACGGCTGGGTTAATATGATTAATCCCCAAAATGCATTAACAAGAAGTCAGGACCTTGAAGAAACTTACCATGATGCAGGGCAGTGGTATTGGGGAAAATCAGATACTTGGCTACGGCAAGATAAACTGCTTTTCAATTCGAAGGCATTTACCGTCCCACGATGGCGCTGCCAAGATATTGATACCGAAGAAGATTGGAAATGCGCCGAGCTTCTTTTTAAGGCATCCAAGAAATAG
- a CDS encoding MBL fold metallo-hydrolase encodes MHNRVVKIQWYRSATVGIFSDSGNSILCDPWMTDGAFIGSWYHWPPLEGFEFDFLVSKNWDAIYISHFHADHFDRKLLAAIIRNNAVVKVLIPEYSNKWLRRAVLNCGVTPNNLIEIPNNKSVQFKDFSIRMFVADYCNPQMCGASISCVSSPRKQSANDSVALFEADGQRILNANDALAVQSAQRLWPVVGEVDLLLGHFGGAGPFPQCFADLNKLEKLENAREMGQTFVGRLIETAGRLNAKFTMPYAGQYVLGGSLTELNEYRSVIPLSQVLSCIADSGVTTPVSMLPFGEFNLTQSSLSEEWREPPASIQEAYLEKIKKVLFPYQKFEEDWPGAKVSLNRALQRVKNEFDAYVEEGGSGSISSITIMTEGVSKTINFGLGQSTLSESPQYENHSTIQLDSRLLKRLLIRKAGYQGFTQYHFNQAEIGSHLTWSRKGPYPSETQFLNFLQDIAQS; translated from the coding sequence ATGCACAATCGTGTGGTGAAAATACAGTGGTACCGAAGTGCAACCGTAGGAATTTTTTCCGATTCTGGAAACAGCATACTGTGTGATCCCTGGATGACAGATGGCGCTTTTATTGGCTCTTGGTACCATTGGCCCCCGCTTGAAGGATTTGAATTTGACTTCTTGGTCTCGAAAAATTGGGATGCAATTTATATCTCACACTTTCATGCTGATCACTTTGACAGGAAGTTACTAGCTGCAATTATTCGCAATAACGCAGTTGTCAAAGTACTGATCCCGGAGTATTCAAATAAGTGGTTAAGAAGAGCCGTACTAAATTGCGGAGTAACCCCCAATAACTTAATCGAAATCCCTAATAACAAATCTGTACAGTTTAAAGATTTCAGCATTAGGATGTTTGTTGCCGATTACTGCAACCCACAGATGTGTGGAGCCTCAATTTCATGCGTCTCATCACCAAGGAAGCAGAGTGCTAATGATTCGGTGGCACTGTTTGAAGCCGATGGGCAAAGAATCCTTAATGCAAACGACGCTCTAGCTGTGCAAAGTGCCCAAAGACTATGGCCCGTTGTCGGGGAAGTTGATCTTCTATTGGGACATTTCGGCGGGGCAGGACCGTTTCCACAGTGTTTTGCGGACTTGAACAAATTGGAAAAACTGGAAAATGCAAGGGAAATGGGGCAGACATTTGTCGGTCGACTTATTGAAACAGCCGGACGTCTGAATGCGAAATTTACGATGCCGTATGCGGGGCAATATGTTTTGGGTGGAAGTTTGACAGAACTCAACGAGTACAGGTCTGTCATACCGCTAAGTCAAGTTTTAAGCTGTATTGCTGATTCGGGTGTGACAACACCTGTCTCAATGCTTCCTTTTGGTGAATTCAATCTAACCCAAAGCTCACTAAGTGAAGAGTGGCGAGAACCACCTGCATCAATTCAAGAAGCGTATTTAGAGAAAATTAAGAAAGTATTGTTTCCATACCAAAAGTTTGAGGAAGATTGGCCAGGGGCAAAAGTTTCACTCAATCGGGCGCTTCAAAGAGTGAAGAATGAGTTTGATGCTTACGTAGAGGAGGGAGGATCAGGGTCTATTTCCTCTATCACTATAATGACAGAAGGTGTTAGCAAAACAATCAATTTTGGTCTAGGCCAAAGCACGTTATCGGAAAGTCCTCAGTACGAGAATCACTCGACAATCCAGTTGGATTCAAGGCTCCTGAAGCGCCTTCTCATCAGAAAGGCTGGGTATCAGGGATTCACGCAATATCACTTTAATCAAGCAGAGATTGGAAGCCATTTGACGTGGTCTCGCAAAGGCCCCTATCCCAGTGAAACGCAGTTCTTGAATTTCTTGCAAGATATCGCCCAGTCATAG
- a CDS encoding SDR family oxidoreductase: MKLLVLGSRGFLGSHLMRVASAGDSNKLSVTGISEKFRSEIDIQALNLDGFDVIVYCAALANLEDCEVDPEYAFWVNSEIPKLLCQKIQGTKSKFVYISTDAIFDGSKSFVEENDSPNPKSVYGKSKLQGEVNVSELDGRSLICRVNFFGSSPKNNSLFDYFYDNLIDRKKIIGFSNIFFTPISVNTLSRTILDLIMAEAQGIYHVCGSERISKLDFGIMIENLVLGTSGLVEPCLFTQTPTGPARSLDLSMSIKKLINLGISLPPLSSQLVETIQKRRITLT; this comes from the coding sequence ATGAAGCTACTCGTTTTAGGAAGTAGGGGCTTCCTAGGAAGTCACTTGATGCGCGTTGCCAGCGCAGGAGATTCAAACAAATTATCAGTTACGGGAATCTCAGAAAAGTTTCGAAGTGAAATTGATATCCAAGCGCTTAACCTTGATGGGTTTGATGTAATTGTGTATTGCGCCGCCCTCGCAAATCTTGAGGATTGCGAAGTAGATCCGGAGTATGCGTTTTGGGTGAATTCAGAAATTCCAAAGCTCCTATGTCAAAAGATTCAAGGAACAAAATCCAAGTTTGTGTATATCTCGACCGATGCGATTTTTGATGGCAGTAAGAGTTTTGTCGAAGAAAATGATTCTCCAAACCCTAAATCTGTATATGGTAAAAGTAAACTGCAAGGCGAGGTAAACGTATCGGAATTAGACGGGCGCAGCCTTATATGTCGTGTGAACTTCTTTGGAAGTAGTCCCAAAAACAACTCACTTTTTGATTATTTTTACGATAATCTGATTGATAGAAAGAAAATCATAGGTTTCTCAAACATATTCTTTACTCCGATCTCCGTTAATACCCTATCCCGCACGATTTTGGATTTAATCATGGCAGAAGCACAAGGAATTTATCATGTGTGCGGCTCTGAACGTATTTCAAAGCTTGATTTTGGAATCATGATTGAGAACTTAGTTTTGGGCACTTCGGGGCTTGTAGAACCTTGTCTTTTCACCCAAACGCCCACGGGCCCAGCTAGAAGTTTGGATTTAAGTATGTCAATCAAGAAGCTGATCAATCTTGGGATATCTTTACCACCACTCAGCAGTCAATTAGTTGAAACTATTCAAAAGAGAAGGATTACATTAACGTGA
- a CDS encoding glycosyltransferase, protein MAVEINEVGPHSEEFAVIQSNIKNSTLVNVDNDYVQSEMNRKYEVSCNITNFKYGSDLSVFHGRAQKIQSPPRILCNRNWTAIHQNQLVLKALNALHQDGIAFHGYFLQPPDDQLETLREFDELLTSGKIEFMNFLSPTEMVRKLNSVDIYVSGTKSDGTSVSLLEAMACQKIVLVSNHPANLQVIKVGVNGFTFEKDKSEDIYEGLLNILGLRKRTIRKIQRNARRYVYRHGNWLNESLKMRNEIKNQFLASEAV, encoded by the coding sequence ATGGCCGTAGAGATTAACGAAGTCGGACCCCATTCAGAAGAATTCGCTGTAATTCAGTCAAATATTAAGAATTCCACCTTGGTCAATGTTGACAATGATTATGTACAAAGTGAAATGAATAGGAAGTATGAAGTTTCATGCAACATTACTAATTTCAAGTATGGAAGTGACTTATCAGTGTTTCATGGCAGAGCTCAGAAAATTCAAAGCCCGCCTCGGATTTTATGTAACCGAAATTGGACGGCAATTCATCAAAACCAATTAGTACTGAAGGCACTTAACGCACTACACCAAGATGGAATAGCCTTTCATGGCTATTTCTTGCAACCTCCAGATGATCAACTTGAGACGCTCAGAGAATTTGATGAACTCTTAACCTCGGGAAAAATTGAGTTTATGAATTTTCTGAGCCCTACTGAGATGGTAAGAAAACTTAACTCAGTAGATATTTATGTGTCTGGAACTAAGAGCGATGGAACTTCTGTATCTCTATTGGAAGCAATGGCATGCCAGAAAATAGTATTGGTGTCTAATCACCCAGCTAACTTACAAGTTATTAAGGTGGGAGTTAATGGTTTTACCTTTGAAAAAGACAAAAGTGAAGACATTTACGAGGGCTTATTGAATATTCTAGGATTAAGAAAAAGAACAATCCGTAAAATTCAAAGAAATGCGAGGCGTTATGTGTACAGACATGGAAATTGGTTAAATGAATCCCTTAAGATGAGGAATGAAATTAAGAATCAATTTTTAGCAAGTGAGGCCGTATGA
- the pseB gene encoding UDP-N-acetylglucosamine 4,6-dehydratase (inverting): MDYFDNSSILITGGTGSLGKSLIAKLLTESSARRIAIYSRDELKQLQLKALFGDNPRLRWFLGDIRDLERMKRAMHGVDFVIHAAALKQVDTGEYNPMEFIKTNVLGSQNVIEAAIDCGVKKVVALSTDKASSPINLYGATKLTADKLFIAANNYSQGYGTAFSVVRYGNVMGSRGSVIPLFRDLSDKKKPLPITDFRMTRFLISLNMASNFVLDSFGIMQGGELYVPRIPSIRIVDLAKAISGESELVEVGIRPGEKLHEEMISQEDIRRTIQVSPERLVVLPTVTEYNFSIPAGIFIEDEHAYASNTNNLWMSEVDLKKYIEEIGA; the protein is encoded by the coding sequence ATGGACTACTTTGATAATAGCTCAATACTTATTACGGGTGGAACAGGCTCACTAGGAAAAAGCCTAATTGCCAAGTTATTAACTGAATCAAGCGCCCGCCGCATCGCGATTTACTCAAGAGATGAATTAAAGCAACTTCAACTAAAAGCACTTTTTGGTGACAACCCACGTCTACGCTGGTTTCTAGGTGATATTCGAGATCTTGAGCGAATGAAGCGTGCAATGCATGGCGTTGATTTTGTGATTCACGCGGCAGCACTCAAGCAAGTGGACACAGGTGAGTACAACCCTATGGAGTTTATTAAGACGAACGTTCTTGGTAGCCAGAACGTGATTGAAGCTGCGATTGATTGCGGAGTAAAAAAGGTCGTAGCGCTCTCAACAGATAAGGCTTCTTCGCCGATTAACCTTTACGGAGCCACGAAGCTCACAGCAGACAAGTTGTTTATAGCGGCAAACAATTATAGCCAAGGATACGGAACTGCATTTAGTGTAGTTCGATACGGAAATGTAATGGGGAGCCGCGGATCTGTAATCCCACTCTTTCGAGATTTGTCTGACAAGAAAAAACCTTTACCGATTACAGATTTTCGGATGACCAGATTTCTGATTAGTTTAAATATGGCTTCCAATTTTGTCTTGGACTCGTTTGGGATTATGCAAGGCGGAGAGTTATACGTGCCTCGAATTCCAAGCATTAGAATTGTGGATTTAGCCAAGGCCATCAGTGGCGAGAGTGAATTGGTTGAAGTTGGAATCCGCCCCGGAGAGAAGTTACATGAGGAAATGATTTCACAGGAGGACATTAGGAGGACTATTCAAGTATCCCCCGAACGTTTAGTTGTTCTCCCAACCGTCACGGAATATAATTTCAGCATTCCTGCAGGTATTTTTATTGAGGATGAACATGCCTATGCGTCGAATACTAACAACCTATGGATGTCTGAAGTGGATCTAAAAAAGTACATTGAAGAAATTGGGGCATGA
- a CDS encoding N-acetylneuraminate synthase family protein, whose product MKFTNSNFDLFPKATYFIADIAANHDGSLDRAKALIKLAAESGANAAKFQNFRAETIVSSKGFQELGKKLTHQSKWTKDVVEVYKEAELPLEWTEELISTCVEFGIDYFTAPYDLDYIDYFRTKMPVFKIGSGDITYLESLNKIAATGLPVLLATGASSLEDVKLAVEILSQNSSQIVIMQCNTNYTGSEDNFKYLNLEVISQYKEIFPTCGLGLSDHTPGHISVLGAVTLGARFIEKHFTDDKSRPGPDHGFSLDPHDWKSMVGNTRILEKSLGDGSKKVEDNELEAQIVQRRALRFVSDLPRGHVISQGDLIALRPIPETGISPMDASLVLGKKIREQVKADELITFDKIDD is encoded by the coding sequence GTGAAATTCACCAACTCTAACTTCGACCTTTTCCCGAAAGCCACATATTTTATTGCGGATATTGCGGCTAACCATGATGGTTCACTAGATAGGGCTAAGGCGCTGATCAAACTTGCGGCGGAATCAGGAGCAAACGCTGCTAAATTCCAAAACTTTCGTGCTGAAACAATTGTATCCTCGAAGGGTTTCCAGGAGCTTGGAAAGAAACTTACCCACCAAAGCAAGTGGACTAAAGATGTAGTTGAAGTATATAAAGAGGCGGAACTTCCTTTGGAATGGACTGAGGAGTTAATCAGCACTTGTGTGGAGTTTGGGATCGACTACTTTACTGCTCCTTACGATCTTGATTATATTGATTACTTCAGGACAAAAATGCCGGTGTTCAAAATAGGTTCAGGTGATATCACTTACCTCGAGTCTCTAAATAAAATCGCTGCGACAGGATTACCTGTTCTCTTGGCAACTGGCGCGAGTTCTCTTGAAGATGTGAAGCTTGCCGTAGAAATTTTGTCCCAGAATTCTTCTCAGATTGTGATTATGCAATGCAATACAAACTACACAGGTTCTGAGGACAATTTTAAGTATCTCAACCTTGAGGTGATTTCACAGTACAAGGAGATTTTCCCAACGTGTGGATTAGGGCTTTCAGATCACACCCCTGGGCATATTTCGGTCCTAGGCGCAGTGACACTAGGTGCAAGATTTATTGAGAAACATTTTACCGACGATAAATCAAGGCCTGGCCCAGATCATGGATTTTCTCTAGATCCTCATGATTGGAAATCGATGGTGGGCAACACGCGCATTCTTGAGAAATCACTTGGTGATGGATCAAAAAAGGTTGAAGATAACGAGCTTGAGGCTCAAATAGTCCAGCGGAGGGCTCTTAGATTCGTTAGCGACCTACCACGGGGCCATGTTATCTCGCAAGGGGATTTGATTGCCCTACGGCCAATCCCGGAAACCGGGATTAGTCCGATGGATGCAAGTTTGGTTTTAGGGAAAAAAATTCGAGAGCAAGTTAAAGCGGACGAACTAATAACTTTTGACAAAATAGATGATTAA
- a CDS encoding FkbM family methyltransferase, whose protein sequence is MGSRFYSLIIFRNPRLIRFWKSVNPRGLFVDIGASYFYNQNWILATRIAGSTLYLIDPNEKNLEYAEGDKVAAEVVVYPTALSATGGVKDLFITNVDSGSTMFEPFVSPNLAPRISEDVYDYFFPFTKVRIETNRLGDLIREEDFDRPIVLKIDAQGAEHEILLGASDLLAKKKIVAIELEASLLSYPFSAGGTKLSAVQQYLESFGYELVALKPIYSHGPKRPRRIENFGYLNECDALFVLNHKDLHSCDFEFQKVAFFVLCMYGQFGDALALLRFNNSAITKRLKLKPGFLRILKLHKNYF, encoded by the coding sequence ATGGGCTCTAGGTTTTATTCGCTCATAATCTTCAGAAACCCTAGATTAATAAGGTTTTGGAAATCTGTTAATCCCCGTGGATTATTTGTTGATATCGGGGCATCTTATTTTTATAATCAGAATTGGATTCTTGCAACACGAATAGCAGGCAGCACACTTTACCTAATTGATCCAAACGAAAAAAACCTTGAATATGCGGAAGGGGACAAGGTGGCTGCAGAAGTAGTCGTCTATCCCACGGCCTTAAGCGCAACTGGTGGCGTGAAGGACCTATTCATTACAAACGTTGATAGTGGTTCAACTATGTTTGAGCCCTTCGTCTCCCCAAATCTTGCTCCCCGAATTTCTGAGGATGTTTATGACTATTTCTTCCCATTTACAAAAGTAAGAATTGAGACTAACCGCCTCGGTGATTTGATTCGGGAAGAAGATTTTGACCGGCCTATCGTACTCAAGATTGATGCCCAGGGCGCAGAACATGAAATCCTTCTTGGCGCATCTGACTTGCTTGCAAAGAAAAAAATTGTAGCGATTGAGCTCGAAGCCTCACTTTTAAGCTATCCGTTCTCCGCTGGTGGAACAAAGCTATCGGCCGTACAGCAGTACTTGGAAAGTTTTGGGTATGAACTTGTTGCACTCAAACCTATTTACTCGCATGGACCTAAAAGACCTAGGAGAATTGAAAACTTTGGATATCTAAATGAATGCGATGCCCTCTTCGTGCTTAACCACAAGGATCTTCACTCTTGCGACTTTGAGTTTCAAAAGGTTGCCTTTTTTGTATTGTGCATGTATGGACAATTTGGAGATGCGCTGGCACTGCTGCGATTCAACAACTCGGCAATCACTAAACGTCTGAAGTTAAAGCCAGGCTTCTTGCGTATTTTAAAACTTCATAAAAATTATTTCTGA
- a CDS encoding lysylphosphatidylglycerol synthase transmembrane domain-containing protein yields the protein MFSIALCLVFLGTIFRGLRTREMLMTAAETKLSLNIFAYVISSAINMITPFRLGEVMRILYLRRVTKVSGYYIALVVVIERTIDLILITLVSLLMLNTSESQKHFIALIIGCFSVILFILISLMVRPLLRMISSITSNLSEDLQWKTKHSLWVAMYGFKKFVSSPRSILLYMGYTLVSWTFYFGGVWISFRSILNNQFEISQIVAPFTDYLTLAKQSIHNFERHFLNIGLNLSSENITELSLVAWVVLNLPILVIALTSLIWFKRITRVKNETDSLLSKFSMFDSDSRNIVDYYISSDPTLRKLHELEFKENFQILKIYKGGSQALTCVVKQEGGVLEVLKSTSSLNEEKLKMQYLWLVKFKSHPEIVSVYKELRNSHVYGYSMQLADDFVPFYDFIHLEALSKSEEILRNIHVFLRDHIYVELVQNSDESVYATYFEKRIIDAVQNAKSSDRQFSLLWDKTEIVINGELRINANVILKQNREHIERAMRNFTRSENIHGDLTVDNILIDPVSNKFLLIDPSDDNTLRGPVLDFARLLQSLEGGYEFLNHSNEKPRYELSDTPTITFVDQRTHRYEQLAESVRDLAKSYLTESENENLDLHIGLLYLRMLPHQIRINPERTLIYYLKAVEFLNRWHVNLEMR from the coding sequence ATGTTCTCAATCGCTTTATGTCTAGTTTTCTTAGGAACAATTTTTAGGGGGTTAAGAACTCGAGAAATGTTAATGACAGCCGCCGAGACTAAGTTAAGTTTGAATATTTTTGCGTACGTCATCTCGTCAGCGATAAATATGATTACCCCCTTCAGATTGGGGGAGGTTATGCGAATTCTCTACCTAAGACGAGTCACAAAAGTTTCAGGTTATTACATTGCGCTAGTCGTTGTTATCGAGAGAACAATTGATTTGATCCTGATTACCCTAGTAAGCCTTTTAATGCTAAATACTTCAGAATCCCAAAAACATTTTATCGCACTAATAATCGGATGCTTCTCGGTTATTCTGTTTATCTTAATCTCCCTCATGGTGAGGCCACTCCTGAGAATGATCTCCTCAATCACTTCAAATTTGAGCGAGGATTTACAATGGAAAACTAAACATTCGCTCTGGGTGGCCATGTATGGATTCAAGAAGTTCGTTTCTTCGCCACGGAGTATTTTGCTGTACATGGGATATACGTTAGTTTCATGGACATTTTATTTTGGTGGTGTCTGGATAAGTTTCAGAAGTATTCTCAATAATCAATTTGAGATTAGTCAAATCGTTGCTCCATTTACCGATTACCTAACGCTTGCCAAGCAATCCATCCACAATTTTGAACGTCATTTCTTGAACATTGGATTGAACCTAAGTAGTGAGAACATCACCGAACTGAGTTTAGTGGCGTGGGTAGTGCTAAATTTACCAATTCTAGTTATTGCCCTTACATCACTCATTTGGTTCAAACGAATTACGAGAGTAAAAAATGAAACAGACTCACTGCTTTCGAAATTCTCGATGTTCGACTCTGACTCAAGAAACATTGTTGACTACTACATTAGCTCGGATCCAACATTAAGAAAATTGCACGAGTTGGAATTCAAAGAGAATTTTCAAATATTAAAAATATACAAGGGTGGAAGCCAAGCCCTAACTTGTGTCGTTAAGCAAGAAGGTGGCGTACTAGAAGTATTGAAATCGACTTCTTCATTGAACGAAGAAAAACTCAAAATGCAATATCTTTGGTTAGTCAAATTCAAGTCACACCCAGAGATAGTTTCCGTGTATAAAGAACTGAGAAATTCACATGTTTACGGGTATTCGATGCAACTAGCTGATGATTTTGTGCCATTTTACGATTTTATTCACTTAGAGGCACTCTCCAAAAGCGAAGAAATACTGAGAAATATTCATGTTTTTTTAAGAGACCATATCTACGTTGAGCTAGTGCAAAACTCAGACGAGAGTGTTTACGCGACTTATTTCGAGAAGCGGATCATCGATGCTGTTCAAAATGCTAAGTCAAGCGACAGGCAATTCTCTTTATTGTGGGACAAAACCGAAATTGTGATAAATGGAGAATTGCGTATCAACGCGAATGTGATTCTCAAGCAAAACCGGGAACATATCGAGAGAGCAATGAGAAATTTCACGAGATCTGAAAATATCCACGGAGATCTCACGGTTGACAACATTTTAATTGATCCAGTCAGTAACAAATTTCTTCTAATTGACCCTTCGGACGATAATACATTGCGCGGGCCTGTTCTTGATTTTGCGCGCTTACTTCAATCTTTAGAAGGAGGTTATGAATTTCTAAACCATTCCAACGAGAAACCAAGATACGAGCTAAGCGACACGCCTACAATAACATTTGTTGACCAACGAACACATAGGTATGAACAGTTGGCTGAAAGCGTGAGGGATTTGGCCAAGAGCTATCTAACAGAGTCTGAGAATGAAAATTTGGATTTACACATTGGATTACTCTATTTGCGAATGCTCCCTCATCAAATCAGGATAAATCCCGAAAGAACTTTGATTTACTATCTAAAGGCGGTTGAGTTCTTAAATAGATGGCATGTTAATTTGGAAATGAGGTAG
- a CDS encoding VOC family protein — MRLDHVSYVTSHDQLADTVQRLGSRLGSTFVDGGIHPRFGTRNFTASLKNGQYIEVVCPLDHPATEQTPWGKAVSKKANEGGGWFTWVFSTKDIAPIASKFGRDAVEAHRTRPNGTDLKWKQIGVKEIADTREFPFFIQWLSADHPSQDGTPLAEIEKIVIADKDQLADSWFKEDILASLGDVNIEWVDPSSNDDQSGIISVHLATPSGVVILD; from the coding sequence ATGCGCTTAGATCATGTTTCTTATGTGACTTCCCACGACCAACTAGCTGACACTGTGCAAAGACTAGGTTCACGCCTAGGTAGCACATTTGTAGATGGTGGTATCCACCCACGCTTTGGTACGCGTAACTTCACAGCTTCACTTAAGAACGGTCAATACATAGAAGTTGTATGTCCTCTTGATCACCCAGCAACAGAACAAACTCCTTGGGGTAAGGCAGTATCAAAGAAAGCCAACGAAGGTGGCGGTTGGTTCACCTGGGTATTTAGTACAAAGGACATTGCACCGATAGCTTCAAAGTTCGGCCGCGACGCAGTTGAAGCACATCGCACCCGCCCCAATGGAACAGATTTAAAGTGGAAGCAGATTGGCGTTAAAGAGATTGCGGATACTCGCGAATTCCCATTCTTTATTCAATGGCTATCTGCTGATCATCCATCACAAGATGGAACACCGTTGGCTGAAATTGAGAAGATTGTAATTGCAGATAAAGATCAGCTTGCCGACTCTTGGTTCAAAGAAGACATTCTTGCTTCACTCGGAGATGTTAATATTGAATGGGTTGATCCATCATCAAATGACGACCAGTCAGGAATAATTTCGGTACATCTTGCAACTCCAAGCGGTGTTGTTATTCTGGATTAA
- a CDS encoding alpha/beta hydrolase, translated as MQTFSTNPGKALSTRTGKITAAITVFALALFSTVSYIQSRPEIPTNLAAYYAQQLQWQSCYENYQCADLLVPIDYTELRTGTFNISVLKYPTTGEKKTGSLIVNPGGPGGSGVDYAYAAEYLFSPTILNAYDIVGFDPRGVGRSEPIVCLSDNELDANYASDSKPDNEQEFAQILIESKKFIQQCEEKNKHLTSFSTANAARDMDILREAVGDKQLNYMGKSYGTFLGTLYAQFFPENVGHMVLDGAVDPTISNFRQGLTQAVAFDKAFAAFAADCNTRSKCPLPKEKSAAIDEMKKILSQVAKKPNKRLSESLVLLGVAAALYDSATGWPKLRIAIRDVMNGKGDKFLALADEYTGRTQDGNYTANEFDSGAIIDCLDFTDARSVKQMKEDAMVFAEQAPLFGPYLAYGGLVCQYFDTPQATEVVPTKTANPIVIIGTTGDPATPYEWAQGLHRILTNSVLISLSGEGHTGQGQDNKCVDGQVDDFYLESKTPSRTTCS; from the coding sequence GCACTCTTTTCAACAGTTTCCTATATTCAATCAAGACCAGAGATACCCACGAATCTTGCTGCCTACTATGCCCAACAGCTGCAATGGCAAAGTTGTTATGAAAACTACCAATGTGCAGATCTTCTTGTACCCATTGACTACACAGAGTTAAGGACCGGCACCTTTAACATCTCGGTCCTGAAATACCCAACAACGGGTGAGAAAAAGACTGGCAGCCTGATTGTTAATCCCGGCGGCCCAGGTGGTTCAGGTGTGGACTACGCATACGCAGCCGAATATCTCTTTAGCCCGACAATACTTAATGCCTATGACATTGTGGGCTTTGACCCGCGTGGGGTCGGGCGCAGCGAGCCCATCGTTTGTTTGAGCGATAATGAGTTAGATGCCAACTACGCCTCTGATTCAAAGCCAGATAACGAGCAAGAGTTCGCACAAATCTTGATTGAATCAAAGAAGTTTATTCAACAGTGCGAAGAGAAAAACAAGCACCTGACCTCATTTAGCACAGCAAATGCCGCCCGCGATATGGATATCTTGCGAGAAGCAGTAGGTGATAAACAACTGAACTACATGGGTAAGTCCTATGGCACCTTCCTTGGCACCCTCTATGCCCAATTCTTTCCAGAGAACGTGGGGCACATGGTGCTAGATGGCGCAGTAGATCCCACTATCTCTAATTTCCGGCAGGGGCTCACACAAGCAGTTGCTTTTGATAAAGCATTTGCAGCCTTCGCTGCAGATTGCAACACAAGGAGTAAGTGTCCGTTACCGAAAGAGAAAAGCGCCGCGATAGATGAGATGAAGAAAATTTTGAGCCAAGTGGCCAAAAAACCAAATAAGAGACTCTCCGAGTCGCTAGTTCTGCTGGGCGTTGCAGCAGCGCTCTATGACAGCGCAACCGGGTGGCCAAAACTGCGCATAGCGATTAGAGATGTAATGAACGGCAAAGGCGATAAATTCTTAGCGTTAGCCGATGAATACACGGGGCGCACGCAAGATGGCAACTACACTGCCAATGAATTTGACTCAGGTGCGATTATAGATTGTTTAGATTTCACAGATGCACGCAGTGTTAAACAAATGAAAGAAGATGCAATGGTATTTGCAGAGCAAGCACCACTCTTTGGTCCCTACCTCGCCTATGGCGGGCTGGTCTGTCAGTACTTTGACACACCTCAAGCCACAGAGGTTGTGCCCACAAAGACTGCCAACCCGATTGTCATCATTGGCACGACAGGTGACCCAGCCACGCCTTATGAATGGGCGCAGGGGTTGCACCGGATCCTGACGAATTCCGTTCTTATCTCGTTGTCAGGGGAGGGTCACACGGGGCAAGGGCAGGATAATAAGTGCGTTGATGGACAGGTGGATGATTTCTATTTAGAGAGTAAAACCCCATCACGCACGACTTGCAGTTAA